The Candidatus Woesearchaeota archaeon genome window below encodes:
- the rpsB gene encoding 30S ribosomal protein S2, producing the protein MTEEEQLMVPLDEYLKAGLHIGTKFRTKYMAPFIYKVRPDGLAVLNIKEIDKRIEIASKFISRYEPNEILLVCRRENGWNALGLFAKVTGIKAYLGRYPPGIMTNPELKNFTEMKLVIVCDPWPDKNVVDDASRTGTAVLALCDTNNTSNNIDLLIPCNNKGKKSIGIIFYILAREYLKSRGKTLDIPIEEFTKED; encoded by the coding sequence ATGACTGAAGAAGAACAATTAATGGTGCCTCTGGACGAGTATTTAAAAGCCGGATTGCACATTGGAACCAAGTTTAGAACTAAATATATGGCTCCTTTTATCTATAAAGTTAGACCTGATGGTTTGGCTGTTTTAAATATAAAAGAGATAGATAAGAGAATAGAAATAGCTTCTAAGTTTATTTCTAGATATGAACCTAATGAAATTCTATTAGTTTGTAGAAGAGAGAATGGTTGGAATGCTTTGGGATTATTTGCAAAAGTAACTGGAATCAAAGCATACTTAGGAAGATATCCACCAGGAATTATGACTAATCCTGAATTAAAGAATTTCACAGAAATGAAATTAGTAATTGTTTGCGATCCATGGCCAGATAAAAATGTTGTTGATGATGCTTCAAGAACTGGAACTGCAGTTTTAGCTTTATGTGATACTAATAATACTTCAAATAATATTGATTTATTAATTCCATGTAATAATAAAGGTAAAAAATCGATAGGAATTATATTCTATATTTTAGCAAGAGAATATTTAAAGAGTAGAGGAAAAACTTTGGATATTCCTATTGAAGAATTTACAAAAGAAGATTAA
- a CDS encoding class I SAM-dependent methyltransferase, translated as MSLDNLKCPICNSKNIKLEYKDENTERLEVGYAKSGNISELYICNSCYVRFTNFLKDFDKKIYESQNDELYKKSEYARKLTFNKDFNNILKNFDNIEGNILDVGCGPGYFLDIAKKKGYQADGIELSKADCSEANSKGFNVYCTDFISFCEHNKGKSYGLITMFDFIEHVNNPKEIISNCYEILNNNGNLVISTPNIGSLFAKIMGKKWWCFIPMHLFYFNKKSIKYLLEQKGFKILKIKIHTRYINFGNSIEWLRRYGIIYKLVKGITNILHLGKLNFKVTFFDDMIIYATKK; from the coding sequence ATGAGTTTAGATAATCTTAAATGTCCAATTTGTAATTCTAAGAATATAAAATTAGAATATAAAGATGAAAATACTGAAAGATTGGAAGTAGGTTATGCTAAATCTGGAAATATTTCTGAATTATATATTTGTAATAGTTGCTATGTGCGATTTACTAATTTTTTAAAAGACTTTGATAAAAAAATTTACGAATCTCAGAATGATGAATTATATAAAAAATCTGAATATGCAAGAAAATTAACTTTTAATAAAGATTTTAATAATATACTCAAAAATTTTGATAATATAGAGGGAAATATTTTAGATGTTGGATGTGGGCCAGGATATTTTCTTGATATAGCAAAGAAAAAAGGTTATCAAGCTGATGGAATTGAACTTTCTAAAGCAGATTGTAGTGAAGCTAATTCTAAGGGTTTTAATGTTTATTGTACTGATTTTATAAGCTTTTGTGAGCATAACAAAGGTAAAAGTTATGGTTTAATAACTATGTTTGATTTTATAGAGCATGTTAATAATCCCAAAGAGATTATTTCTAATTGTTATGAAATATTAAATAATAATGGAAACTTGGTTATAAGCACCCCTAATATTGGAAGTTTATTTGCTAAAATAATGGGTAAAAAATGGTGGTGTTTTATTCCTATGCATTTATTCTATTTTAATAAAAAAAGTATCAAATATTTATTAGAACAGAAAGGGTTTAAGATTTTGAAAATAAAAATCCATACTAGATATATTAATTTTGGGAATTCCATTGAATGGTTGAGAAGATATGGAATTATTTATAAACTAGTCAAGGGTATAACAAATATATTGCATCTAGGAAAGTTGAACTTTAAGGTTACTTTTTTTGATGATATGATAATTTATGCAACTAAAAAATAA
- a CDS encoding radical SAM protein — MIAKKDIQIESHKLMYHPNEVSRWINGQIFAPIYLEIGPTNICNHKCNFCALDYLEVKPKFLDKKVFLTNLEDMGNFGVKAIMFAGEGEPLMHKQLPEAIKQAKNSAIDISITTNGVLFDRTKTEETLKYLSWIKFSIDAGSKETYSKVHGCKEQDFDKTLENLKFASQYKKDNNLEVVVGAQMLLLPENIHEVEDLILKIKDFDINYLILKPYSQHPNSLNQKKFDITQYNLRLKAISAKYSKGKFPIVYRSISAKEVNVDKIEYNECYGLNFFALIDALGNVIPCNIFYGKEEYYYGNINKNKFSDIWKSEQRKKVLERLYKEGTTNCRKGCRLNYINQYLDNLKNKKVEHINFI; from the coding sequence ATGATAGCTAAAAAAGATATTCAGATAGAAAGCCACAAATTAATGTATCATCCTAACGAGGTCTCTAGGTGGATAAATGGTCAGATTTTTGCACCAATTTATCTAGAAATAGGACCTACAAATATCTGTAATCATAAATGTAATTTCTGCGCATTAGATTATTTAGAAGTTAAACCAAAGTTTTTAGATAAAAAAGTATTTTTAACAAATTTAGAGGATATGGGTAATTTTGGAGTTAAAGCAATTATGTTTGCTGGTGAAGGGGAACCTTTGATGCATAAACAATTGCCTGAAGCAATTAAACAGGCAAAAAATTCTGCAATAGATATCTCAATAACTACAAATGGTGTTTTATTTGATAGGACAAAAACTGAAGAGACTTTAAAATATTTGTCCTGGATAAAGTTTAGTATTGACGCCGGAAGTAAAGAAACATATTCCAAAGTTCATGGATGTAAAGAGCAGGACTTTGATAAAACTCTTGAAAATCTGAAGTTTGCCAGTCAATATAAAAAAGATAATAATCTTGAAGTTGTAGTGGGGGCACAAATGCTCTTGCTTCCTGAAAATATTCATGAAGTTGAAGATTTAATTTTGAAAATAAAAGATTTTGATATTAATTATTTAATTTTAAAACCATATTCTCAACATCCAAATAGTCTTAATCAGAAGAAATTTGATATAACCCAATATAATTTAAGACTTAAAGCAATCTCAGCTAAATACTCTAAAGGTAAATTTCCAATAGTATATAGATCAATTTCTGCTAAAGAAGTTAATGTAGATAAAATAGAGTATAATGAATGTTATGGGCTTAACTTTTTTGCGCTAATTGATGCGTTAGGTAATGTTATACCTTGCAATATATTTTATGGAAAAGAAGAGTATTATTACGGAAATATTAATAAAAATAAGTTTAGTGATATTTGGAAAAGTGAGCAAAGAAAAAAAGTTCTAGAAAGGTTATACAAAGAAGGTACTACAAATTGTAGAAAGGGATGTAGACTAAATTATATTAATCAATATCTTGACAATTTAAAAAATAAAAAAGTAGAACATATTAATTTTATATAG
- a CDS encoding nucleotidyltransferase domain-containing protein, whose amino-acid sequence MEQSILLKRQKLINICKSYLKKKEIDDIFLFGSFVKGKEIVKDIDICFVFNIFEDKIITEAYSQFEKENIPAHITKTKFSYLLEDPLLWNSLIHEGFSIKKNKSISDILSIKPYFLFQYELKNLDKTKKESFSHSLYGTGGRKSFLVEVKGEKAGKNSILIPLATSEELRSFFETWKIIYKVKRIYL is encoded by the coding sequence ATGGAACAATCAATCTTATTAAAAAGACAGAAATTGATAAATATCTGCAAGAGCTATCTAAAGAAAAAAGAAATTGATGATATCTTTTTATTTGGTTCTTTTGTAAAGGGAAAAGAAATAGTTAAGGATATAGATATTTGTTTTGTATTTAATATCTTTGAAGACAAAATTATAACTGAGGCTTATTCGCAGTTTGAAAAAGAAAATATCCCTGCACATATAACAAAAACTAAATTTTCTTATCTTCTTGAAGATCCTTTACTTTGGAACTCTTTAATTCATGAAGGATTTAGCATAAAAAAGAATAAATCTATCTCAGATATTTTATCTATAAAACCTTACTTCTTATTCCAATATGAACTCAAAAACTTAGATAAAACTAAAAAAGAATCTTTCTCTCATTCACTTTATGGAACAGGTGGAAGAAAAAGTTTTCTAGTTGAAGTTAAAGGAGAAAAGGCTGGAAAGAATAGTATACTTATCCCTCTAGCAACTTCAGAAGAACTAAGATCTTTTTTTGAAACATGGAAAATAATCTATAAAGTAAAAAGAATTTATCTTTAA
- a CDS encoding class I SAM-dependent methyltransferase yields MQLKNKELWDNVWKKKKYITDYQLRFYEYLAKIRDNNLNSNSKVLEVGCGSGGGLEVFKKFECYGLDISNESLKVCKEKGIKTINCDARAIEFNDNIFDFTYSSGLVEHFNPSDRKKIIHEMIRVTKPNGLVLVIIPNKFCLWYRIYKSVFTLLKKWKYGFEDNLSYFDLKKDLPNNVKILKKVGIQIIIPFATDEKEMLKIGIRKKLIILDKLFPLKHLIGYGTGFLLIKLKPSINK; encoded by the coding sequence ATGCAACTAAAAAATAAAGAACTGTGGGATAATGTATGGAAAAAGAAAAAGTACATTACAGATTATCAATTAAGATTTTATGAATATTTAGCAAAGATTAGAGATAATAATCTAAATTCAAATAGCAAAGTTTTGGAAGTTGGATGTGGCAGCGGTGGGGGTTTAGAGGTTTTTAAAAAATTTGAATGTTATGGTCTTGATATTTCTAATGAATCTTTAAAGGTTTGTAAAGAAAAAGGTATAAAGACTATAAACTGCGATGCGAGAGCTATTGAGTTTAATGACAATATTTTTGATTTTACCTATAGTTCGGGTTTAGTAGAACATTTTAATCCTTCTGATAGGAAAAAGATAATTCATGAAATGATTAGAGTTACTAAACCAAATGGATTAGTTTTAGTAATTATCCCCAATAAATTTTGCTTATGGTATAGAATTTATAAAAGTGTTTTTACTTTATTAAAAAAGTGGAAATATGGATTTGAAGACAATTTAAGTTATTTTGATTTGAAAAAAGATCTTCCAAATAATGTTAAAATTTTAAAAAAGGTGGGTATACAAATTATAATACCTTTTGCAACAGATGAAAAAGAGATGTTAAAAATTGGAATAAGAAAAAAATTAATAATTTTAGATAAATTATTTCCATTAAAACATTTAATAGGCTATGGAACAGGATTCTTACTTATTAAGTTAAAACCATCTATAAATAAATAA
- a CDS encoding glycosyltransferase family 2 protein encodes MITFLIPCYNEEQVIERTLTSLSSKIATLGESEILVIDDCSTDKTQEILNSLKIKIKNLRIVRHEKNQNLGGALKTGFREAKGEIIVAMDADLTHPIDLIPLMIEPLKNGFDVAFASRYAVGGGMKNVPAWRVALSYCANRFFGIIFITRLGDLTSGFRAYRKGVVNKINLHEKGFAAQLELTVKLIKSKAKIIEIPYTLVNREIGQSKFNLFSAIWKYAYVILKLFIYRWF; translated from the coding sequence ATGATAACTTTCCTGATTCCCTGTTATAATGAAGAGCAAGTTATAGAAAGAACTCTAACTTCTTTATCGTCTAAAATTGCCACTTTGGGAGAATCAGAAATTTTAGTAATAGACGATTGCAGTACAGATAAAACCCAAGAAATTCTAAACTCTTTAAAAATCAAAATCAAAAATTTACGCATAGTAAGACATGAAAAAAATCAAAATCTTGGTGGAGCATTAAAAACTGGATTCAGAGAAGCCAAAGGAGAAATTATAGTTGCAATGGACGCAGATTTAACACATCCAATAGACTTAATCCCTTTAATGATAGAACCTCTTAAGAATGGCTTTGATGTTGCATTTGCATCAAGATATGCTGTGGGTGGTGGAATGAAAAATGTTCCAGCTTGGAGAGTTGCTTTAAGTTACTGTGCAAACAGATTCTTTGGAATAATATTTATAACTCGATTGGGAGACTTAACAAGCGGATTTAGAGCCTATAGAAAAGGGGTAGTTAACAAGATAAATTTACATGAAAAAGGTTTTGCTGCCCAATTAGAATTAACTGTAAAACTTATTAAATCAAAAGCAAAGATAATTGAAATTCCTTATACTTTAGTTAATAGAGAAATTGGACAATCAAAATTTAATTTATTTTCGGCAATATGGAAATATGCCTATGTAATTTTAAAATTATTTATTTATAGATGGTTTTAA
- a CDS encoding stage II sporulation protein M yields MVLESIISPSKAEGKPFETFVLGFFYAILGFFLAWWIFKQHISLVMVFLTVIAVLPLFFYTLKLEEKKDSFIRSEKILIREHFKAIRFLIYMFLGFVVAFSLIFVVSFIISPGSSERFFSIQLDTIQGINSRVSGNYFATGNYSAMDSFTRILINNLNVLFFCIIFSLIYGAGAIFILTWNASVISAAIGTFINNNLGTYASAIGLVKVGGYFHIASFGLMRYALHGIPEIGGYFIGGLAGGIVSVAISRHEFGSATFSKVISDALLLFVLAVVVLIIAALTEVFVTPVLF; encoded by the coding sequence ATGGTTTTAGAATCTATTATTAGCCCAAGTAAAGCAGAGGGTAAACCCTTTGAAACTTTTGTTTTAGGGTTTTTTTATGCAATTTTAGGATTTTTTTTAGCATGGTGGATATTTAAACAGCATATCAGTTTAGTTATGGTATTTCTAACAGTAATTGCAGTTTTACCCTTATTTTTCTATACTTTAAAATTGGAAGAAAAGAAAGATAGTTTTATTAGAAGTGAAAAAATTTTGATTAGGGAGCATTTCAAGGCAATAAGATTTTTGATATATATGTTTTTAGGTTTTGTTGTTGCATTTTCTTTAATATTTGTAGTATCTTTTATAATTTCTCCTGGATCTTCGGAAAGATTTTTTAGTATTCAATTAGATACTATTCAAGGAATAAATTCAAGAGTTAGCGGGAATTATTTTGCAACCGGAAATTATAGTGCAATGGATTCATTTACACGTATTTTAATAAATAATCTTAATGTTTTATTTTTTTGTATAATATTTTCTTTAATTTATGGTGCAGGGGCAATTTTTATTTTAACTTGGAATGCTTCTGTAATAAGTGCTGCAATTGGAACATTTATAAATAATAATCTAGGCACTTATGCGAGTGCAATAGGCTTAGTAAAAGTTGGGGGATATTTCCATATCGCTTCATTTGGTTTAATGAGATATGCTTTGCATGGTATTCCTGAAATTGGTGGGTATTTTATAGGTGGTTTAGCAGGAGGAATAGTTTCTGTTGCAATTTCTAGGCATGAATTTGGAAGTGCTACATTTTCTAAAGTAATTTCAGATGCTTTATTGTTATTTGTACTTGCAGTAGTTGTATTAATAATAGCGGCATTAACAGAAGTGTTTGTAACCCCTGTGTTATTCTAG